A DNA window from Phycisphaerae bacterium contains the following coding sequences:
- the xerD gene encoding site-specific tyrosine recombinase XerD: MPDLRLRSWPQPESRAAPALSWCAQIEAFLRYLKIEAGLSENTLTAYRHDLTSLAGFCADQRIDIKTINVRHIQAFMVALRESVNLAESSIARRLVAVKLFLRYLHQHGLTDEDVSALVETPKKWQHLPRVLSRQDVDKLLGLPNEADDPLALRDRAILELFYATGLRVSELVGLVLGSVHLDIGYLRCMGKGRRERVVPIGSRAIEALREYLTILRPQLVDGTSSDRLFVSRTGKPLDRTNCWRLVVKYARQMGVAGRLSPHTLRHCFATHLLAGGADLRVVQELLGHADISTTQIYTHVDNSRLKAVHRQFHPRQ; the protein is encoded by the coding sequence GTGCCCGACTTGCGACTCCGCAGTTGGCCTCAGCCTGAAAGCAGGGCGGCGCCTGCGCTGTCCTGGTGCGCTCAGATCGAGGCCTTCTTGCGGTACCTCAAGATCGAGGCCGGCCTGTCAGAAAACACACTGACTGCTTATCGCCATGACCTGACGTCCCTTGCCGGCTTCTGCGCCGACCAGCGCATCGACATCAAGACGATCAACGTCCGCCATATTCAGGCGTTCATGGTTGCTTTGCGCGAATCGGTCAATCTCGCCGAGTCGTCCATCGCGCGGCGCCTTGTGGCGGTCAAACTCTTTCTGAGGTACCTGCATCAACACGGCCTGACGGACGAGGATGTCTCCGCGCTGGTCGAGACGCCCAAGAAATGGCAGCACCTGCCGCGCGTGCTCAGCAGACAGGACGTGGATAAGCTTCTGGGTCTGCCCAACGAAGCCGACGACCCGCTGGCCCTGCGCGATCGAGCCATCCTCGAGTTGTTTTATGCCACCGGCCTTCGGGTGAGCGAACTCGTCGGCTTGGTCCTCGGCAGCGTCCATCTCGACATCGGATACCTCCGCTGCATGGGCAAGGGGCGCCGCGAGCGGGTGGTGCCGATCGGCTCCCGGGCCATCGAGGCGCTGAGAGAATACCTGACCATCCTGCGGCCTCAGTTGGTCGACGGAACATCGAGCGACCGGCTTTTCGTTTCACGGACCGGCAAGCCGCTGGATCGCACGAACTGCTGGCGCCTTGTGGTCAAGTACGCACGACAGATGGGCGTGGCTGGCAGGCTGTCCCCGCACACGCTGCGGCACTGTTTCGCAACGCACCTGCTGGCGGGAGGGGCGGACCTGCGCGTCGTGCAGGAACTCCTCGGCCACGCGGACATCAGCACGACCCAGATCTATACGCACGTTGACAACTCGCGGCTCAAGGCTGTTCACCGCCAATTCCATCCGCGCCAGTAG
- a CDS encoding CCA tRNA nucleotidyltransferase, with amino-acid sequence MKRPLSIQDAALRVVKRLRQHEHQAFWAGGSVRDMLLGREPTDIDVATDALPDTIIKLFTRTRKVGAKFGVVMVRQGPHWIETATFRTDLDYRDGRHPGKVVFTTAEEDAQRRDFTINGLFYDPISKEVIDYVGGRRDLEAGIIRAIGDPARRFAEDHLRMLRAVRFSARFGFPIEPGTAAAIREQAEHIGRISPERIREELEKMLSHPSRAEAVRQIAELGLLDHLWPNGRWPRDRVADSIRVLSKLPEQAGFVLSMAALLNAYPPASVRQIARDLRCSNHQSGRITWLIEHVDDIHHAEVLCLPAMKMLIAHEGFEELLELHQAICLARGLPLDGNEIARRRKASIPPEEVAPPPFVTGDDLIAAGLEPGPRFREILDRLYDEQLDDRLMSRDQAMARMRELLRGTAGEHGHSHQ; translated from the coding sequence ATGAAACGGCCGCTGTCGATTCAAGACGCCGCCTTGCGGGTGGTGAAACGGCTTCGCCAGCACGAGCATCAGGCTTTCTGGGCCGGCGGCAGCGTGCGCGACATGTTGCTGGGTCGGGAGCCGACGGACATCGATGTGGCCACGGACGCCCTACCCGACACGATCATCAAGCTGTTCACGCGAACACGCAAGGTCGGAGCCAAGTTCGGCGTGGTCATGGTCCGCCAGGGTCCGCATTGGATCGAGACCGCAACGTTTCGCACCGACCTCGATTACCGGGACGGGCGTCATCCGGGGAAGGTCGTCTTCACAACAGCCGAGGAGGACGCCCAACGGCGTGATTTTACGATCAACGGGCTTTTCTACGACCCGATCAGCAAGGAGGTCATCGACTACGTCGGCGGGCGAAGGGACCTGGAGGCCGGTATCATCCGGGCGATTGGAGATCCGGCCCGGCGGTTTGCCGAGGATCATTTGCGCATGCTTCGAGCGGTGCGGTTCTCGGCCCGGTTCGGGTTTCCGATTGAGCCGGGCACCGCCGCCGCCATTCGGGAGCAGGCCGAGCACATCGGTCGTATCAGCCCCGAGCGAATCCGCGAGGAGCTGGAGAAGATGCTGTCGCACCCGTCGCGGGCCGAGGCGGTTCGGCAGATTGCGGAACTGGGCCTTCTGGATCACCTGTGGCCGAACGGGCGTTGGCCTCGTGACCGCGTGGCGGACAGCATTCGCGTGCTGAGCAAGTTGCCCGAGCAAGCGGGTTTCGTCCTGAGTATGGCCGCCCTGCTGAACGCGTATCCGCCGGCCTCCGTTCGACAAATAGCCCGAGATCTGCGCTGCAGCAATCACCAGAGCGGCCGGATCACCTGGCTGATCGAGCACGTTGACGACATCCATCATGCGGAAGTCCTGTGCCTGCCAGCCATGAAGATGCTCATCGCCCATGAGGGTTTCGAGGAGCTTCTGGAGTTGCATCAGGCGATCTGCCTGGCTCGAGGGCTGCCGCTTGACGGCAACGAGATCGCCCGGCGGCGAAAGGCGTCGATCCCGCCCGAGGAGGTGGCCCCCCCACCGTTCGTCACCGGCGATGACCTGATCGCCGCAGGCCTGGAACCCGGCCCGCGATTCAGAGAGATCCTGGACCGGTTATACGACGAGCAACTGGATGATCGGCTGATGTCGAGAGATCAGGCGATGGCGCGGATGCGGGAGCTGCTTAGGGGCACCGCCGGTGAGCACGGACATAGTCACCAATGA
- a CDS encoding RsmD family RNA methyltransferase produces the protein MRIIAGQWRGRQIAGPEGNRTRPITDRAKTVLFDVLGHRLARPGTLPPAAVLDLFAGTGTLGIESLSRGARFTLFVEQHRPAVALIRENLDSLGVSQARGRVLRADATECEFPPPPGPPDVYSIVLVDPPYRLLTGPSPHPAMRPLLQRLAVDPVIADDAMIVIRHQRNPTGGPDLSPLVELERRDVGSMTFRFMSTPRCGAAVRSESVSGDEEEE, from the coding sequence ATGCGGATCATTGCCGGACAATGGCGAGGACGTCAGATCGCCGGTCCTGAGGGGAACCGGACGCGTCCGATCACCGATCGTGCCAAGACGGTGCTGTTCGATGTTCTCGGACATCGCCTTGCACGCCCGGGTACGCTTCCGCCTGCGGCGGTCCTGGATCTCTTCGCCGGCACGGGCACGTTGGGTATCGAGTCGTTATCCAGAGGGGCCCGTTTCACATTGTTTGTCGAGCAACACCGCCCCGCCGTTGCTCTCATTCGCGAGAATCTCGATTCACTGGGCGTCTCGCAGGCCCGGGGGCGGGTGCTGCGCGCCGATGCGACGGAATGCGAGTTCCCTCCGCCGCCGGGGCCGCCGGATGTCTATTCCATCGTGCTGGTTGACCCCCCCTACCGTCTGTTGACCGGACCATCGCCTCATCCAGCGATGAGGCCACTGCTTCAAAGGCTGGCCGTCGATCCGGTCATTGCCGATGATGCCATGATCGTCATCCGGCACCAGCGGAACCCCACGGGCGGTCCGGACCTCTCTCCGCTGGTCGAGCTCGAACGGCGGGACGTGGGGTCGATGACCTTCCGCTTCATGAGCACGCCTCGTTGTGGGGCAGCGGTCCGGAGCGAATCCGTATCGGGGGACGAGGAAGAAGAATGA
- a CDS encoding YkgJ family cysteine cluster protein produces MKPPTVPPSTDLCGKCVGLCCRYFALAIDKPETRRDFEDIRWYLLHEDTAVFVEEGQWYLQINRKCRALMPDNRCAIYEERPPICRSYKTHNCDWHGDQYEYERVFVDPDDMTAYAREYLSKKRKSRAAARKRRKATAARKARQLKVRKTGPARRPRIAIPLLKSA; encoded by the coding sequence ATGAAACCACCGACAGTCCCCCCTTCGACGGACCTCTGCGGCAAGTGCGTCGGCCTCTGTTGCCGGTACTTCGCCTTGGCCATCGACAAGCCGGAAACACGGCGGGATTTCGAGGATATCCGCTGGTACCTGCTGCACGAAGACACTGCCGTGTTTGTCGAGGAAGGCCAGTGGTATCTGCAAATCAACCGCAAGTGCCGAGCCCTGATGCCTGACAACCGTTGCGCGATCTACGAAGAACGACCGCCCATTTGCAGGTCGTACAAAACGCACAATTGCGACTGGCACGGCGACCAGTACGAGTACGAACGTGTTTTCGTCGACCCCGACGATATGACCGCATACGCCAGGGAGTACTTGTCGAAAAAGCGAAAGAGCCGGGCAGCCGCCCGCAAACGCCGGAAGGCCACCGCCGCCCGGAAAGCACGGCAGCTCAAGGTTCGCAAGACCGGGCCGGCCCGACGGCCGCGCATCGCGATCCCGTTGCTCAAGTCCGCGTGA
- the hisS gene encoding histidine--tRNA ligase produces MRFQAPKGTRDFYPEDMAARNWIMDTWRRVSLRNGFEEYDGPIFELLDLYKAKSGEGIVSELFHFEDRGGRELAIRPEMTPTLARMIAARANSLPRPIKWFSMPRLCRAERPQRGRLREFFQWNIDLVGVDDVVSDAECILVAIDFFREIGLTPDDVVMKINSRSLLSSLLAAQGFEKQRHEDVFAVLDKRDKLPPEAFVEAVEKVARNANEKAALLEIGQAAGDEGLADLAGVALENQPAQAELARLKQLLGMLARMGVGGYCRFDMGVVRGLAYYTGVVFEAFGKGEFQRAICGGGRYGFLLEAVGGPPMSGIGFGTSDVVILTLLTELNRLPAEAKKIRQVDLFLIDADPTLFDEVLALAARLRKAGFAAEFSYRRQALGKQLKQASACNASRAVIVGSEYTQRQVVCVKDLASGRQTEVGIERFLADPLDRRSSNS; encoded by the coding sequence ATGAGGTTTCAGGCACCCAAGGGCACCCGAGATTTCTACCCCGAAGATATGGCCGCGCGCAACTGGATCATGGACACCTGGCGCCGGGTCTCGCTCCGCAACGGATTCGAAGAGTATGACGGCCCGATCTTCGAGCTGCTGGACCTCTATAAGGCCAAGAGCGGCGAGGGGATCGTTTCCGAACTGTTCCACTTCGAGGACCGCGGCGGACGCGAGTTGGCCATCCGACCCGAGATGACACCGACGCTCGCCCGAATGATCGCCGCTCGGGCCAACTCGCTGCCGCGCCCTATCAAGTGGTTCAGCATGCCAAGGCTGTGCCGGGCCGAACGTCCGCAACGGGGCCGGCTGCGCGAGTTCTTCCAATGGAACATCGACCTCGTCGGAGTCGACGACGTGGTCAGCGACGCCGAATGCATCCTCGTGGCCATCGACTTCTTCCGCGAAATCGGGCTCACGCCCGATGATGTGGTCATGAAGATCAATTCACGTTCCCTGCTGTCGTCGCTCCTTGCCGCCCAAGGCTTCGAAAAACAGCGGCATGAGGATGTCTTCGCAGTTCTTGACAAGCGGGACAAGCTTCCTCCGGAAGCCTTCGTCGAGGCCGTTGAGAAGGTGGCCCGCAACGCTAACGAAAAGGCGGCGCTTCTGGAGATCGGCCAGGCCGCCGGTGACGAGGGTCTTGCCGACCTGGCCGGGGTGGCACTCGAAAACCAACCCGCCCAAGCCGAGTTGGCCCGCCTCAAGCAACTGCTCGGGATGCTGGCCAGAATGGGCGTCGGCGGGTATTGCCGGTTCGACATGGGCGTCGTTCGCGGTCTGGCATACTACACCGGCGTGGTGTTCGAGGCGTTCGGCAAGGGTGAGTTTCAGCGAGCGATCTGCGGCGGCGGCCGGTACGGTTTCCTCCTCGAAGCGGTGGGTGGCCCGCCCATGTCCGGCATCGGATTTGGCACCAGCGACGTGGTCATCCTGACTCTGCTGACCGAATTGAACCGATTGCCTGCGGAGGCAAAGAAGATCAGGCAGGTCGACCTCTTCCTGATCGACGCCGACCCGACTTTGTTCGATGAAGTGTTGGCGTTAGCAGCCCGGCTGCGAAAAGCAGGTTTCGCCGCTGAGTTCAGTTACCGTCGCCAGGCCCTCGGCAAGCAGCTCAAGCAAGCCTCCGCGTGCAACGCCTCGCGAGCCGTCATCGTCGGAAGCGAGTACACGCAAAGACAGGTTGTCTGTGTGAAAGACCTGGCCAGCGGCCGGCAAACCGAAGTCGGCATCGAGCGCTTCTTGGCTGACCCCCTTGACCGGCGCTCGTCAAACAGCTAG
- a CDS encoding HYExAFE family protein, whose protein sequence is MARKSHHYESAFEDYLRVRNIPFVSVDETRRVVFAGTRIKSFDYVVYPPAGRAWLVDVKGRHFPYVDEQGGGKRYWESWITREDLAGLADWESAFGDEYEARLVFAYLLQGPPDRWPAVMPHLFKGESFAFYTAGLADYREVCRDRSDRWQTVSVPNTAFRRILRPLDALLTGSPPLCPSAERPADLLP, encoded by the coding sequence ATGGCTCGTAAGAGCCACCATTACGAGTCGGCCTTCGAGGACTACCTCCGAGTCAGGAACATACCGTTCGTGTCCGTGGACGAAACGCGGCGGGTCGTGTTCGCGGGAACAAGAATCAAATCCTTTGACTACGTCGTCTATCCGCCGGCCGGACGAGCTTGGCTGGTCGACGTCAAGGGCCGGCATTTCCCATACGTCGATGAGCAGGGGGGTGGCAAGCGTTATTGGGAAAGCTGGATCACGCGGGAGGACCTCGCTGGCCTGGCCGACTGGGAATCGGCGTTCGGTGACGAATACGAAGCCCGGTTGGTGTTCGCATACCTGCTGCAGGGGCCGCCGGACCGCTGGCCGGCGGTTATGCCCCATCTGTTCAAGGGAGAATCCTTCGCTTTCTACACCGCCGGCTTGGCCGACTACCGCGAAGTCTGCCGTGATCGCTCGGATCGCTGGCAGACGGTATCCGTGCCCAACACCGCCTTTCGGCGGATTCTCCGGCCCCTGGACGCTCTCTTGACCGGATCCCCGCCATTGTGCCCGTCGGCCGAAAGACCCGCTGACCTTTTACCCTGA
- the bioB gene encoding biotin synthase BioB, protein MSDLIRTIVRQVVDGAAVTRSQAEQLVRIDRRHLPELFAGASRIRQEYLGPKARCCSIVASKVGLCDQDCAFCSQSAYYRTHVAGGRTLTSQDVLAAARESADNGAQSFGIVNSGLGPSDDEIEEWGNVIRAIRREGRVRACASLGVLTAPQAQRLAEAGVQRYNHNLQTSRRHFSSIVTTHTYDDRLQTLRNLRAAGIELCCGALFGMGETWNDRLDLAFELREVNPEVVPINFLIPIPGTPLEHSRALEPIECLRIIAVYRFILPSQHLNIAGGREVNLRDLQSWMFLAGADSFMMGNYLTTCGRPVAEDLRMISDLGLELEPYLQPAAAPDEAHRSHTPV, encoded by the coding sequence ATGTCCGATCTGATACGCACGATCGTTCGACAGGTCGTTGACGGCGCCGCGGTTACGCGGTCTCAGGCCGAGCAGCTCGTTCGGATTGACCGCCGCCACCTGCCCGAATTATTCGCGGGCGCAAGCCGGATCCGCCAAGAATACCTCGGCCCCAAGGCACGCTGTTGCAGCATCGTTGCGTCAAAGGTGGGGCTATGCGATCAGGACTGCGCCTTTTGCAGCCAGTCTGCGTACTATCGAACCCACGTAGCGGGAGGCAGGACCCTGACGTCGCAGGATGTGCTGGCGGCCGCGCGGGAATCTGCCGACAACGGCGCCCAGTCGTTCGGTATCGTCAACAGCGGCCTGGGCCCGAGCGATGATGAAATCGAAGAGTGGGGTAATGTCATCCGGGCAATCCGCCGGGAAGGGCGGGTGCGCGCATGCGCCTCACTCGGTGTGCTCACCGCTCCCCAGGCTCAGCGTCTGGCCGAGGCCGGCGTCCAACGATACAACCACAACCTCCAGACCTCACGACGACATTTCTCGAGCATCGTCACAACGCATACATACGATGATCGGCTCCAAACGCTGCGAAATCTGCGGGCGGCCGGCATCGAGCTATGCTGCGGAGCTCTCTTCGGCATGGGCGAGACATGGAACGATCGTCTCGATCTGGCCTTCGAGCTGCGCGAGGTCAATCCCGAGGTCGTACCCATCAACTTCCTTATTCCGATCCCCGGTACGCCGCTTGAACACAGCAGGGCACTCGAACCGATCGAGTGTCTGCGGATCATCGCCGTCTACCGTTTCATCCTCCCATCGCAGCATCTCAACATCGCCGGCGGCAGGGAGGTTAACCTGCGTGACCTCCAAAGCTGGATGTTTCTCGCCGGGGCCGACAGCTTCATGATGGGCAACTACCTGACCACCTGCGGCCGCCCAGTTGCCGAAGACCTGCGAATGATCAGCGATCTCGGCCTCGAACTTGAACCTTATCTCCAACCGGCCGCAGCCCCAGATGAAGCTCATCGCTCTCACACGCCCGTCTGA
- a CDS encoding beta-ketoacyl-[acyl-carrier-protein] synthase family protein, whose amino-acid sequence MPADILVTGIGIVSPAGIGCEQTWRTLLANGKAVRRLAGGWHPRFATVCGATIDAFNPPPGTEHLSRTSQLAVAAAEEALAWAKLAGQPAASGRVAASIGTSKPLVDLLLPDPCDADPDRRLRIRPSCGWFDFLPDAPARTVSARFGFARAHSTVCACSTGLHAIIRGAEMIQEGQADIVLAGGADFSLSPLWLGAYQNMGVLAPEDPELGPAWACRPFDRQRKGFVVGEGASFVVLESRASANRRGVSPWACLRAWAIGSDPAGLTRLSGDGNPLAEVVRTALNNGSTRPEDVSCIYAHGTATPQNDLAEVSCFRRVFGRHLTSLPVVSTKGAIGHLMGAAGAVETALAVWAAQARRSPGTATLVEPDPEFADLRLPTAAFDLAAGAILKTSLGFGGHLAAILVQSP is encoded by the coding sequence ATGCCCGCTGATATCCTGGTAACCGGAATCGGAATCGTCTCGCCCGCTGGAATCGGCTGCGAGCAAACATGGCGCACATTGTTGGCTAATGGCAAGGCGGTTCGCCGTCTGGCAGGGGGGTGGCATCCCCGATTTGCCACTGTGTGCGGCGCGACCATCGACGCCTTCAACCCTCCTCCAGGAACCGAGCATCTCAGCCGGACCTCCCAACTGGCCGTCGCCGCTGCCGAAGAGGCCCTGGCATGGGCGAAACTGGCCGGCCAACCTGCAGCAAGTGGGCGAGTTGCGGCTTCCATCGGCACGAGCAAGCCTCTCGTGGATCTGCTTTTGCCGGATCCCTGCGATGCCGACCCCGATAGGAGGCTTCGTATCCGACCGTCTTGTGGATGGTTCGATTTCCTGCCAGATGCGCCCGCTCGCACGGTCTCTGCCCGCTTTGGCTTTGCCCGCGCGCATTCGACCGTGTGTGCCTGCTCGACGGGCCTGCATGCCATCATCCGCGGGGCCGAAATGATTCAAGAAGGCCAAGCCGATATCGTCTTGGCGGGCGGAGCCGACTTTTCGTTGTCGCCGCTGTGGCTGGGCGCTTATCAGAACATGGGCGTCCTGGCCCCGGAGGACCCCGAACTGGGACCTGCTTGGGCATGTCGGCCCTTTGACCGGCAACGCAAAGGATTCGTCGTCGGCGAGGGCGCATCTTTCGTAGTTCTCGAGTCCCGCGCCTCGGCGAACCGGCGGGGCGTTTCACCCTGGGCTTGCCTGCGGGCCTGGGCCATCGGCAGCGACCCCGCCGGCCTGACCCGGCTTTCCGGAGATGGAAACCCCTTGGCTGAGGTCGTCCGAACAGCCCTGAACAACGGATCTACCCGCCCCGAAGATGTCTCCTGCATCTACGCCCACGGGACCGCGACACCCCAGAACGATCTTGCTGAAGTGAGCTGCTTTCGCCGAGTCTTCGGACGCCACTTGACCTCCCTGCCAGTGGTCTCAACCAAGGGCGCCATTGGCCACCTCATGGGTGCTGCCGGGGCCGTCGAGACGGCACTGGCCGTTTGGGCCGCCCAGGCAAGGAGGAGTCCTGGCACGGCCACCCTCGTCGAGCCGGACCCCGAATTCGCCGATCTCCGCTTGCCCACCGCGGCCTTCGACCTTGCGGCGGGGGCCATCCTGAAGACCTCTTTGGGGTTCGGCGGCCACTTGGCGGCCATCCTGGTCCAATCGCCGTAG
- the frr gene encoding ribosome recycling factor has product MPVDEIEFECEESMEKAVEFLRQELRTVRTGRASPGLVEHLKVTVESYGSTMELRELASISVPENNQLLIKPFDPGTLKDIERAIRGSELGITPMSDGKIIRLPVPPLSGERRQQLLAQVRKLGEAQKVAIRNVRRDGNKNLDAEQKNKQISEDEAEASKERIQELTKKYESQVDALVAAKAKEIEQG; this is encoded by the coding sequence ATGCCCGTAGACGAAATCGAGTTTGAGTGCGAAGAATCGATGGAAAAGGCGGTTGAGTTCCTACGCCAGGAATTGCGCACGGTACGAACCGGCAGGGCTTCCCCAGGCCTGGTCGAGCATCTCAAGGTAACCGTGGAGTCCTACGGCTCGACCATGGAACTTCGCGAACTGGCGAGTATCTCCGTGCCCGAGAACAACCAGTTGCTCATCAAGCCCTTCGATCCGGGAACGCTCAAGGATATTGAACGGGCCATACGCGGCTCCGAACTGGGCATCACCCCCATGAGCGACGGCAAGATCATCCGCCTGCCCGTTCCCCCGCTTTCCGGGGAACGACGGCAACAACTCCTGGCCCAGGTTCGCAAGCTCGGCGAAGCCCAGAAAGTCGCCATCCGCAACGTTCGCAGGGATGGCAACAAGAACCTCGACGCCGAACAGAAGAACAAGCAGATCTCAGAGGACGAGGCCGAGGCCTCCAAGGAGCGAATCCAGGAGCTGACCAAGAAGTACGAATCGCAGGTTGACGCCCTTGTCGCAGCCAAAGCCAAAGAGATCGAACAAGGTTGA